The proteins below come from a single Spirochaetota bacterium genomic window:
- a CDS encoding LamG-like jellyroll fold domain-containing protein produces the protein MNTCGVSSSSIARLARALPLAVICFSAFLLFPPCAHPSDADVKMPKIVIGNIMLWSTPGSKRFQKGYITPAGEAGGFYENAPLLPIYGERTNSTPGMFRQIFIDANKAGIDVIEVDCFEDMGPKSLLWWAEEARRAGTDVKICIMMDRMDKKGADFLAVISKSKELLDHPFLFKVAGRPLVISFGYYGADVWKERIARARAAGGDFCIINDLSGLGKDVWNDGRVPEKALAGIEATDGIYNFAGNPSLFATGNSIVSAMKQAAASMAQPKMIGASVRWGYISSTRVGNMSSPMGTRIYRHTWLDIMTNEIDLVHLTTLNDYSETEMECSANTTFTFNDLNAYFGARWKTGVWPKREKPQAFLSYRKAVVADEPSLFELVLLVPNATDNASDAIARRYSADVRVRCSDGSIVTLEPAAAEPLPGHLCWNFSSKGISVVGFGIPSVRVRLDGKDILVPRGALAPFAIVRNGESVARKWLHVPLHRIASGIDAALAVATDDLGSYPRRISISGVPWKDAMGGLIELNANPLTGMTMASDMSGGFTEAEYDGPGYQPIRYEHEREKRVFMDEIDRYTAVIRMNDDTFVFPSPVQAKPPRTNISLPVDTATIMDFIIEPGTVLIDRGHMHRDVKLPSAAAAPGIERDGPEAPWHLRFDGVSNRIALIGANAPVGVNPMCMPPGPVTIELRLRPRSSVAAQTIFASIGAVANIKLQGDMTLEITRMNEERIDVVLPGRTPLVENAWSHVVVTFNGRELALYVNGKPDGTVSCLGLRTEERSFLGGPSGLGGFFSGDIGMFRVLQRSVAAREVEDRYSADKSRFGKR, from the coding sequence ATGAATACATGCGGGGTATCGTCGTCATCGATCGCTCGCCTCGCCAGAGCGCTTCCCCTTGCTGTCATTTGTTTCTCCGCCTTTTTACTTTTTCCGCCATGCGCACATCCCTCTGATGCCGATGTGAAAATGCCGAAAATCGTTATCGGCAACATCATGCTCTGGTCTACGCCGGGGTCAAAACGCTTTCAGAAAGGGTATATCACTCCGGCGGGAGAAGCCGGCGGGTTTTACGAGAACGCGCCGCTGCTGCCTATCTATGGAGAACGGACCAACAGCACGCCGGGAATGTTCCGACAGATATTCATCGATGCGAACAAAGCGGGCATTGACGTAATTGAGGTGGATTGCTTCGAGGATATGGGGCCGAAATCGCTTCTCTGGTGGGCGGAAGAGGCGCGGCGCGCCGGTACTGATGTGAAGATATGCATCATGATGGACCGCATGGACAAAAAAGGCGCCGATTTCCTTGCGGTGATATCGAAGAGCAAAGAGCTTCTCGATCATCCATTCCTTTTCAAGGTCGCCGGCCGTCCCCTGGTGATATCGTTCGGCTACTACGGCGCGGATGTGTGGAAGGAACGCATCGCTCGCGCACGCGCCGCCGGGGGAGACTTCTGCATCATAAACGATCTCTCAGGCCTCGGAAAGGACGTATGGAACGATGGGCGCGTTCCCGAAAAGGCGCTTGCCGGCATAGAAGCGACCGACGGTATATATAATTTCGCCGGCAATCCGTCATTGTTCGCAACGGGGAACAGCATCGTCAGCGCGATGAAGCAAGCCGCCGCATCGATGGCACAGCCGAAGATGATCGGAGCGAGCGTCCGCTGGGGATATATATCGAGCACACGTGTCGGGAATATGAGCTCGCCGATGGGGACAAGAATATATCGGCATACATGGCTCGACATCATGACCAATGAGATCGATCTCGTTCACCTGACAACGCTGAACGATTACTCTGAAACAGAGATGGAGTGTTCTGCGAATACGACGTTCACGTTCAACGATCTGAACGCGTACTTCGGTGCGCGCTGGAAGACCGGCGTGTGGCCGAAGCGCGAGAAGCCTCAAGCATTCCTTTCCTATCGAAAAGCCGTGGTCGCCGATGAACCGAGTCTATTCGAACTCGTACTGCTCGTTCCGAATGCGACGGATAACGCATCCGATGCGATCGCGCGGCGATACAGCGCCGATGTCCGGGTACGATGTTCCGACGGATCGATCGTTACGCTTGAGCCCGCTGCAGCGGAGCCATTACCGGGGCATCTCTGTTGGAACTTTTCTTCAAAAGGCATCTCCGTCGTCGGCTTCGGTATTCCGAGCGTTCGCGTTCGTCTGGATGGAAAAGATATTCTCGTGCCGCGCGGGGCGCTTGCGCCGTTCGCGATAGTACGCAATGGCGAATCGGTCGCGAGAAAATGGCTTCATGTTCCATTGCACCGCATCGCTTCGGGGATAGACGCGGCACTCGCAGTGGCGACCGATGATCTGGGTTCCTATCCGCGCCGTATCTCCATCAGCGGCGTTCCCTGGAAGGATGCGATGGGCGGGCTTATTGAACTCAACGCAAATCCGCTTACCGGCATGACAATGGCGAGCGATATGAGCGGCGGATTTACCGAAGCGGAGTACGACGGTCCGGGGTATCAGCCCATACGCTATGAGCATGAGCGGGAAAAACGCGTTTTCATGGACGAGATCGATCGGTATACCGCGGTCATACGTATGAACGACGATACCTTCGTTTTCCCGTCCCCGGTACAGGCAAAGCCGCCGCGGACAAACATATCTTTACCTGTCGACACGGCGACGATAATGGATTTCATCATCGAACCCGGCACCGTTCTTATTGACCGCGGACATATGCATCGCGATGTGAAGCTTCCAAGCGCCGCCGCTGCCCCAGGCATTGAACGGGATGGTCCCGAAGCGCCGTGGCATCTGCGATTCGACGGTGTATCGAACCGCATCGCGCTCATCGGGGCGAACGCGCCCGTCGGCGTCAACCCCATGTGCATGCCGCCGGGACCGGTAACGATCGAGCTTCGGCTGCGCCCTCGATCGTCCGTTGCGGCGCAGACGATATTCGCGTCTATCGGTGCTGTGGCTAATATTAAACTGCAGGGCGATATGACGCTCGAGATCACACGCATGAACGAGGAGCGCATCGATGTCGTACTGCCCGGAAGGACGCCGCTTGTTGAGAACGCCTGGAGCCATGTCGTTGTGACGTTTAACGGCAGAGAACTGGCACTGTACGTGAATGGAAAACCCGACGGTACTGTTTCCTGTCTGGGGCTTCGCACCGAAGAAAGAAGTTTTCTCGG
- a CDS encoding uroporphyrinogen decarboxylase family protein: MKQDVLDALSGRSPKKIPSKETLNHPAIIKHVTGIDPFDNTPEAFALAWEKLGIDIHVAKPEKNAPRPKVPGGTWEENGTTYSDYGVYPTAMEHSKNTSLDFDWVFDHDTAKDDFNLAKRIELQRERSGKFARDFGDKAVMYDLYYTTLFMWPVMKFDWQPFMMAAMAEPDRFDKLFERWAIISRKRFEAFAAADDKVVFCHDDLSTGTGPVFPPTFYEKHIFSRYQQIMEPAVKAGKKIVFVSDGNIDIFLERLLDMPIAGIMFENPATPFQRVLDTWGKAKRGFIGGISTELLTNGTPAQVADHTKEVIEQGRQHPGFIISSCGGLPGNIPLENIIAYFETRSTMGCPSQLP; this comes from the coding sequence ATGAAGCAGGATGTTCTCGACGCGCTTTCGGGTCGATCCCCAAAAAAAATACCGAGCAAGGAAACGCTCAATCATCCGGCCATTATCAAGCATGTAACGGGCATCGACCCGTTCGACAATACGCCGGAAGCGTTCGCCCTCGCCTGGGAAAAACTCGGCATCGATATTCACGTAGCGAAGCCGGAGAAGAACGCCCCGCGCCCAAAAGTGCCCGGCGGCACCTGGGAAGAGAACGGCACCACCTACAGCGATTACGGCGTCTATCCGACGGCAATGGAACACTCAAAGAACACATCGCTCGATTTTGACTGGGTGTTCGATCACGATACGGCAAAGGACGATTTTAATCTCGCAAAGCGCATCGAGTTGCAGCGTGAACGAAGCGGGAAATTCGCACGTGACTTCGGGGACAAAGCGGTGATGTACGATCTCTATTACACCACGCTCTTCATGTGGCCGGTGATGAAATTTGACTGGCAGCCGTTCATGATGGCCGCGATGGCCGAGCCCGATCGGTTCGATAAGCTCTTCGAGCGATGGGCCATTATCAGCCGAAAGCGGTTCGAGGCGTTCGCCGCAGCCGACGATAAAGTCGTATTCTGTCATGACGATCTTTCCACAGGCACCGGGCCGGTATTCCCGCCGACATTCTACGAAAAACATATTTTCTCGCGGTATCAGCAGATAATGGAGCCTGCGGTGAAAGCGGGAAAGAAAATTGTTTTCGTATCCGACGGCAATATCGACATATTCCTCGAACGCCTGCTCGATATGCCGATCGCCGGCATCATGTTCGAGAATCCGGCGACGCCCTTTCAGCGCGTGCTCGATACCTGGGGTAAAGCGAAACGCGGTTTCATCGGCGGCATATCGACGGAGCTCCTTACGAACGGAACGCCCGCGCAGGTCGCCGATCATACGAAGGAAGTGATAGAACAGGGGCGGCAGCATCCGGGGTTTATTATCAGCTCATGCGGCGGTTTGCCGGGGAATATACCGCTTGAAAATATCATTGCTTATTTCGAAACACGCAGTACCATGGGCTGTCCGTCGCAATTGCCCTGA
- a CDS encoding beta-galactosidase — MKNVFILIGIAAWLGAADERVLFDFSVGLDLSKLTTVETKISHIRSDKGAGLGIEFNEKYDYAWPGVKITVPAELKDISRYTALVVEVRNIGVNRANLGCQLESTGGEKANRRWVQKMYINPGEKRAWIISPARVEALPPGFVVPELFHMNGIPSWARKGKEKDLLDMADLQTIIFYVTRPTERYSIVIERIGLVGENTVRSVPVDPLPFVDTFGQYLHDEWPGKTHSIEEMKARADEEAKDIAARPKPNDRSMFNGWKTGPRQEARGFFYTAKHDGKWWFVDPEGYLFFMHGMHGMRFGTLTPVAERDTWFKDAPFNAPSFKDCFGRSRVGLSDYEGYRGREVAVFNFHVANLKRKYGAENWRERFIDISLARLASWGMNALSANGDGAFYYKRKLPYYFYIDGNKNGTMLEASKGYWSKFYDVFAPDFEEDLRKIVVSRASNAFNDPWCIGLGIDNELSWGDERDENVLAAATLQCPATQPAKIVFANDLRAKYGDIGKLNEVWGSSYGSWDAILAATNAPDTNRAHADLSAFYAKTADNYFRMCRNAVKACSPKHLYMGCRFAWTQPRAVYACAKYADVITYNIYRTDIRTASIPADIDKPFMVTEFHITAPDRGYFSPSGLVEVADQRQRASGYQGYVKSVLENPRFVGCNWFIYQSQPLTGANFASENYQSGFVDICDTPYAELVDACREIGYSMYGYRAGGQ, encoded by the coding sequence ATGAAAAATGTTTTCATACTCATAGGCATAGCGGCATGGCTTGGTGCTGCGGACGAAAGAGTGCTTTTCGACTTCAGTGTCGGGCTTGATCTTTCAAAACTTACGACGGTGGAGACAAAAATTTCGCACATCAGATCTGATAAAGGCGCCGGGCTCGGGATCGAGTTCAATGAAAAGTACGATTATGCATGGCCTGGCGTGAAGATAACGGTACCGGCGGAATTGAAGGACATATCGAGATACACCGCGCTCGTTGTTGAAGTGAGGAATATCGGTGTGAATCGCGCGAATCTCGGCTGTCAACTCGAGAGTACCGGGGGTGAGAAGGCGAATCGCCGCTGGGTGCAGAAAATGTACATCAACCCCGGTGAAAAAAGGGCATGGATAATATCGCCCGCGCGCGTCGAGGCGCTGCCGCCGGGATTTGTCGTGCCGGAATTGTTCCACATGAATGGCATTCCTTCCTGGGCGCGAAAAGGAAAAGAAAAGGACCTTCTTGATATGGCGGACCTGCAGACGATCATTTTCTATGTCACCCGACCGACCGAGCGGTACAGCATCGTTATCGAACGCATAGGGCTGGTCGGTGAGAATACCGTGCGCAGCGTTCCGGTCGATCCGCTGCCGTTCGTCGATACGTTCGGGCAGTATCTGCACGATGAATGGCCGGGCAAAACGCATTCCATTGAGGAGATGAAAGCGAGGGCAGACGAGGAAGCAAAGGATATCGCTGCACGCCCAAAACCGAACGATCGCAGCATGTTCAATGGATGGAAAACGGGCCCACGGCAAGAGGCTCGCGGTTTTTTTTATACGGCAAAACATGACGGAAAATGGTGGTTCGTCGATCCGGAAGGGTATCTTTTTTTCATGCACGGCATGCATGGTATGCGCTTCGGCACCCTGACGCCCGTGGCCGAGCGGGACACATGGTTCAAGGATGCGCCGTTCAACGCCCCCTCGTTCAAGGATTGCTTCGGGCGGTCACGCGTCGGTCTTTCGGATTATGAGGGGTATCGCGGACGCGAGGTCGCCGTCTTCAATTTCCATGTAGCGAACCTGAAACGAAAATACGGCGCGGAGAACTGGCGCGAACGGTTCATCGATATCTCGCTTGCACGCCTTGCCAGCTGGGGGATGAACGCGCTGAGCGCCAACGGCGATGGTGCGTTCTACTATAAGCGGAAGCTGCCCTATTATTTCTACATTGACGGGAATAAGAACGGGACGATGCTTGAGGCGTCGAAAGGATACTGGAGCAAATTCTACGACGTATTCGCCCCCGATTTCGAGGAAGACCTGAGGAAGATAGTCGTCAGCCGTGCGTCGAATGCGTTCAATGACCCGTGGTGCATCGGGCTCGGCATCGATAACGAACTTTCCTGGGGCGACGAACGTGATGAGAATGTGCTTGCTGCCGCCACACTTCAATGCCCGGCAACACAGCCGGCAAAGATCGTATTTGCGAATGATCTGCGGGCGAAATACGGCGATATCGGGAAGCTCAATGAGGTCTGGGGTTCATCGTATGGATCATGGGACGCGATCCTTGCCGCTACGAATGCACCCGATACGAATCGCGCGCATGCGGACCTTTCCGCGTTCTATGCGAAGACCGCGGATAACTATTTTCGAATGTGCCGTAACGCAGTGAAGGCGTGCTCGCCGAAGCACCTCTATATGGGGTGCCGTTTCGCGTGGACGCAGCCGCGCGCGGTGTACGCATGCGCGAAATATGCCGATGTCATTACGTACAACATATATAGGACGGATATCCGTACTGCATCGATACCCGCCGATATCGACAAGCCGTTCATGGTCACGGAATTCCACATCACCGCGCCCGACCGCGGATATTTTTCGCCGTCAGGTCTGGTGGAAGTGGCCGATCAGCGGCAGCGCGCGAGCGGTTATCAAGGGTATGTGAAAAGCGTCCTTGAGAACCCCCGCTTTGTGGGCTGCAATTGGTTCATCTATCAAAGTCAGCCGCTTACGGGAGCGAACTTTGCGTCTGAGAACTATCAGTCCGGGTTCGTCGATATATGCGACACGCCCTATGCGGAACTGGTAGACGCCTGCCGCGAGATAGGTTATTCCATGTATGGATACCGTGCAGGCGGACAGTAA
- a CDS encoding aldo/keto reductase: protein METRQCGAADLRLSVLGLGCWAFGGGDYWGAQDQSDVDSVVHRAYELGINYFDTAEAYNDGRSEESLGKAIKGLPREKLIIGTKLSPSNCEPKTLVEHCEASLKRLGIDAVDLYMVHWPINPRSVEHYTKAKILPTVEGAFTALGKLRAQGKIRHIGVSNFGVPVLTESKSFGVPIVINELPYSLLTRAIELSILPHCQANGIGVLGYMSLLQGIISDKFATLANIPAVRKRTRHFDSRTNEQARHRENGFERETDEALHAIRDIAAKAKMRVTDIALAWAASKSGITSSLVGARNIAQLEENIQAVEKPLSADVIDELDCATAPLMDAMGPAFDYYENTADDRTV, encoded by the coding sequence ATGGAAACACGACAATGCGGCGCAGCCGATCTCAGGTTATCCGTACTCGGTCTCGGCTGCTGGGCGTTCGGCGGCGGCGACTACTGGGGTGCGCAGGATCAAAGCGACGTCGATTCCGTTGTGCATCGCGCATACGAACTGGGGATCAACTATTTCGATACCGCCGAAGCGTACAATGACGGCAGGAGCGAAGAGTCGCTCGGCAAAGCCATCAAAGGATTGCCGCGCGAGAAGCTCATCATCGGTACAAAATTATCGCCCTCGAATTGCGAGCCGAAGACGCTCGTCGAGCATTGCGAGGCATCGCTTAAGCGGCTTGGTATTGACGCCGTAGATCTCTATATGGTTCACTGGCCCATCAATCCGAGATCGGTCGAGCATTATACGAAAGCGAAGATACTGCCGACCGTCGAAGGCGCTTTCACGGCGCTCGGAAAACTACGCGCACAGGGAAAGATTCGCCATATCGGTGTGAGCAATTTCGGTGTGCCTGTTCTCACGGAATCGAAATCGTTCGGTGTGCCGATAGTCATCAACGAATTGCCGTACTCGCTCCTCACGCGGGCGATAGAATTAAGCATACTCCCGCACTGTCAAGCGAACGGCATCGGCGTGCTTGGATATATGTCGCTCCTCCAGGGCATCATCTCGGATAAATTCGCAACGCTTGCCAATATCCCGGCGGTCAGGAAGCGCACCCGCCATTTCGATTCGCGCACGAACGAACAAGCACGTCATCGCGAGAACGGCTTTGAGCGCGAGACGGACGAGGCGCTTCATGCGATACGAGATATTGCAGCAAAAGCGAAGATGCGCGTCACCGACATCGCACTTGCATGGGCGGCATCGAAGAGCGGCATCACATCATCCCTGGTCGGCGCGCGGAATATCGCTCAGCTTGAGGAGAATATACAAGCAGTGGAAAAGCCGCTTTCGGCGGATGTCATCGATGAGCTTGACTGCGCGACCGCACCGCTCATGGATGCAATGGGGCCGGCATTCGACTACTATGAGAATACTGCCGACGATAGGACGGTGTAA
- a CDS encoding glucose 1-dehydrogenase → MPHNFFDLTGKRAVVTGASRGLGQYFARALAKAGADIVLTARKKEDCYEFMNEIRSLGRAVAAYSLDVTKEESINDFAAAVLKDLGRIDILVNNAGMNRRKPALEVTWDDWNAILDTNLRGSFFVSKAFGASMKKRGCGRIINIGSVTCVFGYAGLVPYSASRGGVAQMTKALADDWGKFGITVNCLAPGWFKTEQNKMLYDDPEWVKYICDRIPLKRPGKPNDLDGAVVFLASDASEYITGQVLLVDGGISTGATKATIEKTDKSGKK, encoded by the coding sequence ATGCCGCACAATTTCTTCGACCTCACCGGGAAACGTGCCGTCGTCACCGGTGCCAGCCGCGGGCTCGGCCAGTACTTCGCACGCGCGCTCGCGAAAGCGGGGGCGGATATCGTTCTCACGGCGCGGAAGAAAGAGGATTGCTATGAATTCATGAACGAGATCCGTTCCCTCGGACGCGCGGTCGCGGCGTATTCGCTCGACGTGACGAAAGAAGAGAGCATCAATGACTTTGCGGCGGCGGTGCTCAAGGACCTCGGCCGCATCGATATCCTTGTCAATAATGCCGGCATGAACCGGCGTAAGCCCGCGCTTGAAGTGACCTGGGATGACTGGAACGCGATACTCGATACGAATCTCCGCGGATCGTTCTTCGTGTCAAAGGCGTTCGGTGCTTCGATGAAAAAACGCGGCTGCGGGCGCATCATCAATATCGGTTCTGTCACCTGCGTATTCGGCTATGCGGGGCTTGTGCCGTATTCGGCAAGCCGCGGGGGTGTGGCGCAGATGACGAAGGCGCTCGCCGACGATTGGGGGAAGTTCGGCATCACCGTGAATTGCCTCGCCCCCGGCTGGTTCAAGACCGAGCAGAACAAAATGCTCTATGATGATCCTGAATGGGTGAAGTATATCTGTGACCGCATACCGCTCAAACGCCCGGGGAAGCCCAATGACCTTGACGGCGCGGTCGTGTTCCTTGCATCCGATGCGAGCGAATATATCACGGGGCAGGTGCTTCTCGTCGACGGCGGCATATCGACGGGCGCGACAAAAGCGACGATAGAGAAGACAGATAAGAGCGGGAAGAAGTAG
- a CDS encoding galactitol-1-phosphate 5-dehydrogenase, translating into MKALVHTAANRFEMSDVPAPIPGEAEVLIRVMAVGICGSDVHGMTGKTGRRKPPIIMGHEAAGVVERVGASVTKCASGDRVTFDSTIYCGTCEYCKSGRVNLCDNRRVLGVSCDEYRQDGAMAEYVAVPEHIIYRLPDGMSFEKGAMIEALSIGVHAVERTAIKQGGSVVIVGCGIIGLMTLQAARAKGAGTIIAVDLDANKLSFAKKFGASVCIDPKATDAVKAIYDATGGKGADAAFEAVGISQTVSTAVNSVRKGGEVTLVGNLAPEINFPLQTVVTREIRVNGSCASAGEYQKCIDLISGGKVDVRSLISKVVPLADGEKWFHALLENKEPLFKVILKP; encoded by the coding sequence ATGAAAGCCCTCGTTCATACCGCTGCCAACAGGTTCGAAATGAGCGATGTCCCTGCTCCGATACCGGGGGAGGCCGAAGTCCTCATACGTGTCATGGCCGTGGGGATCTGCGGGAGCGATGTACACGGTATGACAGGAAAGACCGGCCGGCGCAAGCCGCCGATAATCATGGGGCATGAAGCGGCCGGTGTCGTGGAACGCGTCGGCGCAAGCGTTACGAAGTGCGCGTCGGGCGATCGCGTCACCTTCGACTCAACGATCTATTGCGGTACATGCGAATACTGTAAGAGCGGCCGCGTCAATCTCTGCGATAACCGCCGCGTGCTCGGCGTATCCTGCGATGAGTACAGACAGGACGGCGCGATGGCGGAGTATGTCGCTGTGCCGGAGCATATCATCTATCGCCTGCCCGACGGCATGTCGTTCGAAAAGGGCGCGATGATAGAAGCGCTTTCCATCGGCGTTCATGCGGTGGAACGTACGGCCATAAAGCAGGGAGGCTCCGTCGTTATCGTCGGCTGCGGCATCATTGGCCTTATGACATTGCAGGCGGCGCGTGCGAAAGGCGCGGGTACTATCATCGCCGTTGACCTTGACGCGAATAAACTGTCGTTCGCTAAGAAGTTCGGCGCATCGGTGTGCATCGATCCGAAAGCGACGGATGCGGTGAAGGCGATATATGATGCCACCGGCGGAAAAGGCGCGGACGCCGCATTCGAGGCGGTGGGCATTTCGCAGACGGTTTCGACCGCGGTGAATTCGGTACGCAAGGGCGGAGAAGTGACGCTCGTGGGGAATCTCGCACCGGAAATAAACTTCCCGCTGCAGACGGTAGTGACCCGCGAGATACGCGTGAACGGATCATGCGCATCGGCAGGTGAATATCAGAAATGCATCGATCTGATCTCGGGCGGCAAAGTCGATGTGAGATCACTTATCAGCAAAGTCGTGCCGCTTGCTGATGGCGAGAAATGGTTCCATGCGCTGCTTGAGAACAAGGAGCCGCTGTTTAAGGTGATATTGAAGCCGTAA
- a CDS encoding AraC family transcriptional regulator gives MHFTGKSLTLAPMWPLIYAPRINAAYAFVPYNINYTTIVRDMRTTGHVHRVYHCMFFMDGEAFLEHSHGTFTVREKDIIVINPNDKHVFVTRAKDVVYFTFNFYLVPVDELVRAGNDFGKNIRDVTYLETCGETRPLAELFGIPQTGIHVRYEGASWDRIRIAVDALNASRLEYFMDPSAPTYGSDVIRRGADIVAFFHRVLLHTAWRQPESTDHADALAAKIVAYLKKNVEKKYSLRELAAHVKYTPNYLCSHFKKAAGMSIAQYYNRLKIEQACNYLRATNLSVTEIAYRLDFSSSQHFARNFRQEKKMSPREYRERLP, from the coding sequence TTGCATTTCACCGGAAAATCGCTTACACTTGCCCCCATGTGGCCGCTCATCTACGCCCCTCGTATCAATGCCGCGTACGCGTTCGTTCCGTACAATATCAATTATACGACGATAGTTCGCGATATGCGGACGACCGGGCATGTGCACCGTGTGTATCACTGCATGTTCTTCATGGATGGCGAGGCGTTCCTTGAGCATTCGCACGGTACGTTCACGGTCAGGGAAAAGGATATCATCGTCATCAACCCGAACGATAAGCATGTGTTCGTAACGCGGGCAAAGGATGTCGTGTATTTCACGTTTAACTTCTATCTGGTGCCCGTCGACGAGCTTGTGCGTGCGGGGAATGACTTCGGGAAGAATATTCGGGATGTGACATACCTTGAAACGTGCGGTGAAACGAGACCGCTCGCCGAACTTTTCGGCATCCCGCAGACGGGGATACATGTGCGCTACGAAGGCGCATCCTGGGACCGTATACGCATCGCCGTCGATGCGCTCAATGCGAGCCGCCTTGAGTATTTCATGGATCCGTCGGCGCCGACGTATGGAAGCGATGTGATACGCCGCGGTGCCGACATTGTGGCATTCTTTCATCGCGTACTTCTTCACACCGCCTGGCGGCAGCCGGAAAGCACGGATCATGCCGATGCGCTTGCCGCGAAGATAGTCGCCTATCTCAAGAAGAACGTCGAGAAGAAATATTCGCTCAGGGAACTCGCCGCTCACGTGAAATATACGCCGAACTATCTCTGCTCGCATTTTAAGAAGGCTGCGGGGATGAGCATAGCACAGTACTATAACCGATTGAAGATAGAGCAGGCATGCAATTATCTCCGCGCGACGAATCTCTCGGTCACCGAAATAGCCTATCGCCTTGATTTCAGCTCATCGCAGCATTTCGCCCGCAATTTCAGACAGGAAAAGAAGATGTCCCCGCGCGAATATCGGGAGCGGCTGCCGTAG
- a CDS encoding AraC family transcriptional regulator produces MINYYLPLNTVPEQRSGVSVKHSGRRYHLRIEHFSHARIETSWPAEHRHATYHVLMFLADSRMGFDGAIHPVRKNDIVLIAADMPHRFVTAEDGSATEYYEITFDLVDDKGPLIMPFHELLPLFFPSYGTAPSTPIVHIPIDRAEELNAVFNRLPAHAAHTMKDNFFGLAVSAGLIEFLAVIMSADTGTNDTRRSQKAESAVRFIYLNYHRRFTLEEVGDYCRANPQYISRLFHREMKKTIMEYANEVRIRIAERMLKSREYRIREVARMTGFEDEFYFNKVFKQITGFTPGSLLRDA; encoded by the coding sequence ATGATAAACTATTACCTTCCATTGAACACCGTGCCCGAACAGCGGTCGGGTGTGTCGGTAAAGCATAGCGGACGCCGGTATCATCTGCGCATCGAGCATTTTTCTCATGCACGCATCGAAACGTCGTGGCCCGCGGAGCACAGGCATGCGACCTATCATGTGCTCATGTTCCTCGCCGATTCCCGTATGGGTTTCGACGGCGCGATACATCCCGTCCGCAAGAACGACATCGTTCTTATCGCCGCCGACATGCCGCATCGCTTTGTCACCGCCGAGGACGGCAGCGCGACCGAGTACTACGAGATAACGTTCGATCTTGTCGACGACAAGGGACCGCTTATCATGCCGTTCCACGAGCTTCTCCCGCTCTTCTTCCCTTCCTACGGTACTGCACCGTCCACCCCCATCGTTCATATCCCCATCGATCGGGCGGAGGAGCTCAATGCCGTGTTCAACCGCCTCCCTGCGCACGCCGCGCATACGATGAAGGATAATTTCTTCGGGCTTGCGGTAAGCGCCGGGCTCATCGAATTCCTCGCCGTCATCATGAGCGCCGATACGGGAACGAACGACACTCGCCGTTCACAAAAGGCGGAATCTGCGGTGCGTTTCATCTATCTCAACTATCACCGGCGTTTCACGCTCGAGGAGGTCGGCGATTATTGCCGGGCGAACCCGCAGTATATCAGCCGGCTCTTTCACCGCGAGATGAAAAAGACGATAATGGAATATGCCAATGAAGTGCGCATACGCATCGCCGAACGCATGCTGAAAAGCCGTGAGTACCGCATACGCGAAGTGGCGCGCATGACGGGCTTTGAGGATGAATTCTATTTCAACAAAGTGTTCAAGCAGATAACGGGCTTTACCCCCGGCTCGCTCCTCAGGGACGCATGA